A region of Betta splendens chromosome 13, fBetSpl5.4, whole genome shotgun sequence DNA encodes the following proteins:
- the LOC114868531 gene encoding vomeronasal type-2 receptor 1-like — protein MIGGIFPIYNREVNSTFAFEKKPPDMECAGFDWRAFRWSQEMIFFIEEINKDPVLLPNVSLGYRILSSCATPISALRASLTLASGLEDLNSTSPCPPAISALIAEAESSQSIAVAGALGPFQLPISYFSSCACLSDRIKYPTYFRTIPSDFFQAKALAALVKKFGWQWIGVIQSDNDYGRGGVQAFSEEVKKFGVCIAFIGTILRTYTMKKILDVTEMIKHSTVKVILAFVPEGDFYPLMKEIVKQNISGIQWIASEAWITAPRPSTPEMFQTFGGTLGFVAKRMTIPNLQSFLMSINPYKNPSSAFLKDFWETVVTDHLQRVNFRNQFGDNVFFDESGNPPAYYDLINWQLINGEVPTSFCSDVCPVGTRKAQIKGKPTCCFDCMPCADGTTANLTAECSPCPQEYWSNKRKDECIPKTIEFLTYQEPIGIAVTVVSLLGASLSLATLMVYIRYRETPVIKASNSELSCYLLFSLLLCFLCPLTFIGRPTVWTCMLRHTAFGVTFALCISSVLGKTIVVVTAFKATFPGNNAATRFGPSQQRIIVCFCTVIQIIICVLWLRLNPPFPDMVFRYSNTKIVLECNPGSEAAFYAVLGYIGLLAITCLILAFLARKLPNNFNEAKCITFSMLIFCAVWITFIPVYISSPGKFTVAAETFAILASAFGLLICIFAPKCYIILIQPVKNTKRHVIGKI, from the exons ATGATTGGAGGGATATTCCCGATTTACAACAGAGAAGTAAACAGCACCTTTGCATTTGAGAAGAAGCCACCTGACATGGAATGTGCAGG ATTTGACTGGAGAGCTTTTAGATGGAGCCAGGAAATGATATTCTTTATTGAGGAAATCAACAAAGACCCTGTTCTCCTTCCAAACGTATCCCTTGGTTACAGGATCCTTAGCTCTTGTGCAACTCCTATTAGTGCTTTACGTGCTTCTCTGACTCTGGCCAGTGGACTAGAGGACCTCAACTCAACTTCCCCTTGTCCTCCAGCTATTTCTGCCCTCATAGCAGAGGCAGAGTCATCCCAGTCTATAGCTGTGGCTGGAGCTCTTGGACCATTTCAACTGCCA ATAAGTTATTTTTCATCCTGTGCCTGCCTCAGTGACAGAATCAAATATCCGACCTATTTTCGTACAATCCCAAGTGACTTTTTCCAGGCGAAAGCTTTGGCTGCACTGGTTAAAAAATTTGGCTGGCAGTGGATTGGAGTCATACAGTCAGACAATGACTATGGTCGGGGTGGagtccaagcattcagtgaagAAGTTAAAAAGTTTGGGGTTTGCATTGCATTCATTGGTACAATATTACGTACGTACACGATGAAAAAAATTCTGGATGTCACGGAAATGATCAAACATTCAACTGTTAAAGTCATTCTGGCGTTTGTTCCTGAGGGTGACTTTTACCCTCTGATGAAGGAGATAGTGAAGCAAAACATATCAGGGATTCAGTGGATTGCAAGTGAGGCATGGATAACAGCACCTCGACCTTCCACACCAGAAATGTTCCAAACATTTGGGGGAACTCTTGGATTTGTGGCCAAGAGAATGACTATTCCAAATCTACAATCATTTCTTATGAGCATTAATCCATATAAGAATCCAAGTTCAGCATTTCTAAAGGATTTTTGGGAGACTGTG GTCACTGATCACTTGCAGCGGGTCAATTTCAGGAATCAGTTTGGAGATAATGTCTTTTTTGATGAGAGTGGTAACCCACCAGCTTATTATGACCTGATTAACTGGCAGCTAATCAATGGGGAA gttcCAACATCATTTTGCTCCGACGTTTGTCCAGTAGGAACCAGGAAAGCTCAAATAAAGGGAAAGCCCACCTGTTGTTTTGACTGTATGCCATGTGCTGATGGAACTACTGCCAATTTAACAG CAGAGTGCTCCCCCTGTCCACAGGAATACTGGTCTAATAAGAGGAAGGATGAGTGTATTCCTAAAACCATTGAGTTCCTGACATACCAGGAGCCCATAGGAATAGCAGTCACAGTGGTATCTCTGCTAGGAGCCTCTCTGTCACTGGCCACGTTGATGGTCTATATCCGCTACAGAGAAACTCCTGTGATTAAGGCCagcaactctgagctgagctgttatttgttgttctctctcttgctgtgttttctctgtcctctcacTTTCATTGGCAGACCTACGGTCTGGACATGCATGCTACGTCACACAGCGTTTGGTGTGACCTTTGCCCTTTGTATTTCCAGTGTCTTGGGAAAAACTATTGTTGTTGTCACAGCTTTCAAAGCCACATTTCCAGGCAACAATGCTGCAACCAGGTTTGGTCCCTCACAGCAAAGGATCATCGTTTGCTTCTGCACTGTGATCCAGATAATCATCTGTGTATTGTGGCTTAGACTGAACCCACCTTTCCCCGACATGGTTTTCAGATACAGCAATACAAAGATTGTTTTAGAATGTAACCCAGGGTCTGAGGCAGCTTTCTACGCAGTGCTGGGCTACATAGGACTCCTGGCAATAACATGTTTAATTTTGGCGTTTCTAGCTAGAAAGTTGCCTAATAACTTTAATGAGGCAAAGTGCATCACATTTAGTATGCTTATATTCTGCGCTGTCTGGATCACCTTCATTCCAGTCTACATCAGCTCTCCAGGAAAgttcactgtagctgctgaaacATTTGCAATTTTGGCTTCAGCGTTTGGTTTGTTAATTTGCATTTTTGCACCTAAATGTTACATTATATTGATTCAACcagtaaaaaacacaaagagacatGTCATTGGAAAAATCTGA